In Lolium rigidum isolate FL_2022 chromosome 3, APGP_CSIRO_Lrig_0.1, whole genome shotgun sequence, the genomic window gttctaccaagtgtctatctttaaaatcttcagccgtactaatatgagtgaagaaaatcttctatattatctttcccgaggatagaccctcggcctaccggtacatctttaagaataaacctaggaggaaacatgttgaaataagtaaagcgaatgcaagtaaaaaaaaaatttgtgtttttttttgatatagagaacaagacagtaaataaagtaaagctagcaactaatctttttgtgttttgatataatgcagcaaacaaagtaaataaaataaagcaagacaaaaacaaagtaaagagattggaagtggagactccccttgcagcgtgtcttgatctccccggcaacggcgccagaaaagtagcttgatgcgtgcagtcgacacgtccgttgggaaccccaagaggaaggtgtgatgcgtacggtagcaagttttccctcgtaaagaaaccaaggtttatcgaaccaggaggagctaagaagcacgtcgaaggttgatggcggcgggatgtagtgcggcgcaacaccagggattgcggcgccaacgtggaacctgcacaacacaacaaaagtactttgccccaacgtaacaatgaggttgtcaatctcaccggcttgctgtaacaaaggattagatgtatagtgtggatgatgattgtttgcagaaaacagtagaacaagtattgcagtagattgtattcgatgtaaaagaataggaccggggtccacagttcactagaggtgtctctcccataaaatagatagcatgttgggtgaacaaattacagttgggcaattgacaaatagagagggcatgaccatgcacatacatgatatgatgagtatagtgagatttaattgggcattacgacaaagtacatagaccgctatccagcatgcatctatgcctaaaaagtccaccttcgaggttatcatccgaaccccttccaagtattaagttgcaaacaacgagacaattgcattaagtatggtgcgtaatgtaatcaataactacatcctcggacataacatcaatgttttatccctagtggcaacaagacatccacaaccttagaactttctcatcaccgtcccgcatttaatggaggcatgaacccactatcgagcataaatactccctcttggagttaagagtaaaaacttggccgcagcctctactaataacggagagcatgcaagatcataaacaacacataggtgatagattgataatcaacataacatagtattctctatccatcggatcccaacaaacacaacatatagcattacagatagatgatcttgatcatgttaggcagctcacaagatccgacaatgaagcacataaggagaagacgaccatctagctactgctatggacccatagtccaggggtgaactactcactcatcactccggaggcgaccatggcggtgaagagtcctccaggagatgattcccctctccggcgagggtgccggaggcgatctcctgaatcccccgagatgggattggcggcggcggcgtctctggaaggttttccgtatcgtggctctcggtactgggggtttcgcgacgaagactatatgtaggcggaagggcaagtcagggggccacatgagggccccacacaacaggctggcgcggccaaggcttgggccacgccgccctagtgtggcgccacctcgtggccccacttcgtaagtcctccggtcttctggaagcttcgtggaaaaataggcccctgggcgttgatttcgtccaattccgagaatatttccttactaggatttcgaaaccaaaaacagtgaaaacgaagaatcggctcttcggcatctcgttaataggttagtgccggaaaatgcataaatacgacataaagtatgcataaaacatgtagatatcatcaataatgtggcatggaacataagaaattatcgatacgttggagacgtatcacctattgcggtacctcaagcggtaccgcgagcggtagtaccgcaatgtgtccacgtcgacaagttctgtggggattcgaactcagagcggtagtaccgctttccaaaagcggtagtaccgcttaggcaaaaactggacataacggttggatttggaggagcctatttaagggccccttcttccccaattcgtttttatctcttccctctctctctcctccattgttgttgagcttaatccttgaggatctccccaaccatccaaccaatcttgctcaaattttgaggagtggtggaggagacctcgatctatagttctaccaagagagatttcaccaatacttgctattccttagtggatcttggtgttagggttcctattgtgggacattggaggaagtgcatccatggaggctagcttggtgttgtactagctccatggattgttgggagcctccttgtggtgtggagctcgccccaaccttgtgaaggaatcaccgcctcgaccggtgccttagtggagaaggggagcacctttgtggagctctctcgaggaagaaggtgaggccttccttcgtggtgtggccgtctagcctcttgtgtgaggctagcacctcctcaacgcagacgtactcccttttgtgggaggaactgcgggaaacaaacctcgcctcgtctccgcgccctccggttgtcccgctccttactcttactatcttgtgattgttcctttgcttgttgcacttgttctaggatcattgtaggatcaccaacaccactaaagcaatcacacttatcttccgttgcactaaaattgaaaaagactaaaacttgacgtagcaaccattcacccccccctcttgttcgctacgatccattcaacatCATACAAGATTGTTGGAAGATCGATTCAACAATGCCTATTTTGCATACATGCATGGGTTCTTTATCAACTGCATGCACACTCAACAGGAACAAAGAAACATGGAGAATGAGAGGGACGTCACCGGGAGCAGCAAATTGCCATGGTGGCCAGCAGCAGGTCAGGAACGTCGCCGGCGGCAGCAGCTGACAGACGTGGTCGCCGGCGGCAGCAGCTGACGGACATGGTCGCCTGAAGACGCCAGCAGCACCAGCACACGGCAGGCGACATGCAGCTTTCCCTCCGTGCCTCCCAATCGAAACCATTGCGCCACCGCGAGCTGGTGCATTCCTCCCGCCGTCCGTGGTCACCGGGCGTGGCCTGAGAGCCACCGTGTCGCCGCCTTGCCCGTCCCCGCAGACCCGAGCCCGACGATGAGGAGGGGGACCTCTCTCGCCTCCCCCGTTGTAGGGTTCTTCAACCGGGGCCAGGAGGAGGGGAGGTGGGGAAGGGGAACCCGGGAGTAGGCCCTGCTGGTGGTGGGATGCCGGTGGCGAGGAGGGGCACCGGCGCGGCTGCtctactcttttttttttatctagaTCGAAAGTtcctcctcggttcctcctctactctttttttttatctataAAGGAAAATGCTATGGTTCAGACCGATGATTGATCCTCCCCCTCCTGTCGTGTCGGCCCTCCTGTCGTGTCGGGTGCCTATAGAACCGACCGCAACAAAAATATCGAGCCTTCCAGTGTCTTATCTTCTCCTACATTTGTAGGCCCCTTCACTAAATCTTAGCACCTCTGTTGCTAACTCTACCAAGCTTTCTATTATTTTTCTCTCTTCCCCAGTAGTGCTCCACAAATAGTGTCTCCTAATACAACAATTGCCGACAACAGGCGCGATGATACTGCGAAGGGGCAATGCTGGTGCCACATACGTGGTGACCTCATCCGCCTCCCTTGGGCGTGGACGACATGGTTTTCTGCTGCAACCGGCCCCCTCACGGGCGAAGGAGACGACCCAAGGGAGTGATGTCAGGAGAAGACGCTTATGCTACGAGCGGTGGGGTGTAGAGCTGGTAGTGATAGGCAAAAGTGATGTCAGCCATGGCCGGGGGTGCTACGAGCGACATACGAGGGTGCTACTAGCCATGGCCACAGATGTTGTCAGCGTAAGGCAACAATGCTGCCTGCAACAAGCTGTGTTGCGAGTCATGGCCGGGAGGTGCATGCTACCAGCAGGTGATGTTGCTGCCAACAATTTTTTATTTGCAAAATAGAGAAGAGACGCAGATTCTCACAAGCACGTACACAAACTCACCATATGAacacacgcacatcctacccctaGAGCATCCCCAGAGACTGAGTCAAAGAAACTAATCTGACGGGTCTTGAGACTGACAAAGTCACCGTAGgtcgacgggaacatcgcctTTTACTGGAAAAAAATATTTCATCTTATGAGACGTCAAATTGTTAAACTGGGTTTGAATTCTGATGGACCGGGGGAGCCACTGCCCTTCTAACCATCCAATCACAGATTGCTGCAAACAACTTGCGAGGATGCTACAACAGTGTGGGATGATGCTACCGATGGAGGCTAGCGGTGCTACTTGATGCTTTAATATTATAATACCAATATAATTTTCGTTTTCCCAACATAAATTGGAGTTCATTTTGATATTTTGAATGAATAATTGATGCTTTAATATTATGGAGTATTTTTTCATAAAATTAGTTTGTTACCTAAAGTAACATGTCGTTTTGACATATCGGAGATAAACACACTACATAGTGTATCTAGGGAGTGGACAAAtgaaggccgagctacatgttatcctttagtttcaaacatttaaaaattatattttgaagttTCTAAAAATCTTAAAAAACCAAGCTACACGTTttcctttattttcaaacatttaaaaaccatatttaaaagtttcaaaaaatctttAAAAAACCTAGAGAGATATTGTACAAAGAAGTTCatattgagattttgcacgtaCATCATTGGTTACCTACTTACCTGAACGATTTTTGTTTAAGATTATTTTAAAACTTGTTAATATTTTTTGAATATTTGAAAATAAAGGGGCGTGTGTAGCCCGGCCTCCATTTATCCACTCCCAATCTTGTTTTAAAGATACCAAGATTTTTTAAGAATATATACTATGACTTAAAAACCTTCAAAGATGGTCCGATTTTAGCAAGCCATCACCTTATTATTACTTATAAGTTTCTAGACACACCCCCAAAAAACGCGACATAAAGGGTTTTATTTTTTGCGAATGGCCGAAGGGGATTCGACCATTGCTTATGTAAGTACAACAATACTTGGAATATGTAGGGCCATTTCCTATTGAAGAGAGATGGAATATCCATCTGTCCCCTCATAGCTTGCTACGATTTGTGAGTTCTTGCTTCAACTGATCCCTCAGGACCCTTCTCAGCAGCTTGTTTGAAGCAGTTCTCGGGAACTCGGAGACAACTTTGACGTAGCTCACCTGTCAGGGCAAACAAACGATCCCAACTCTCATTGCATGTGTCCATTGTATGAACTTGAAAAGTTCAGAAAAGGGAATCTCTTACCTTGAAAAGAGGATTGAGGTTCCTCTGGATGGCTCTCTGGAACTTGCTCTTTAAAAGATTTGTGTCATATGGTGCAGATTTATCTTTTAGCACTGCTAAGATAGCCAGTTGTTCTGGTCCACCGCCAGAAGGTTTGATGCTAACTGCTGCTGTTTCTAGCAGACCCTCATCGGCTCTATTACAAACCCGCTCGATCTCCACTGAACTTGTCTGTTCAGGCAAGGGCAATATTGAATTGTTTTTTCATGGGTGATAACGATGTACTGAAAACATCAAAAGGAGGATGCCCAACCTTAATTCCTCCAAGATTCATAGTGTCATCTGCTCTGCCCTGTACGACATAGTAACCACCTACTGTCCTCTGGATTATATCTCCATGTCGTCGGAGTTGCTGCAGTAGAAGTGCCGCTACTAAGCATGAGCTTTCACGATTCTGGTTATTACTGATAACTTCTAACAGATGTAGTTGGACTATTTGGGTGGTTTGGCAAAGAAGGGAACATTAATTCAAATGTCGATAGTTTTCTCATAGCAACTGATGTCATATTTGCTTCTCACCTTCTCGGCAGGGTTCTATTAAACTTGGAGAGCGCCACTGATTTTATGAAGCTTAAAAAGTTGACTACTGCAAATGTTGAATATCTTCATAACAAATTTTGTCCACCAGTTTAAATAAATGACTGAAGCTAAACAAGCACATGGACCTCAAGTGTCAAAATTTTGAATTATGCAGTGCTCATATAGAAAactacatggagaaccaagataagTGACTCCATACCCGTCCTCTGTAAATGGGCATTCCATCAAAGTAAACCTTACTGTGGTCAGCGTTGAGAAGCCGATCACTAGCACCAAAATATAAAGGGAAGAGACCCACTTCTCCAGCACAAGGTTGATCATCAGGCTGTAATAACAAAACTCAAACGGTTATTACCTCGAACACACTTACAAAACTCAAATTCAACCAACGGTACTTACATATGGATTTCCCTGTTCATCAAGTATGACAAAACCAGTGGACATTGACGGACCACTGAAAGCTCCAAAAGCTTGTGGCTGTAAAAGACTCCCTTGAATGTATGAAGATGCCAGCTCCGTGCCCCCACAGCACTCGACAATAGGCTTGTAGCAGGCACGTGAAGATAGCCACAGATTATCATCAATATCAGAAGCCTCCCCTGTTGTGGCAAGTACCCTGCATTTATAGTATTGTAACTTCCATTAACCAGCTTGTAATGAAGCTGTTTTCTTTCTACAGTGTAAGTAGATACCTGATTTTGGTCCAGTCTAGCCCTTGAGTCAGATTCCCAGATTTCCATGACTTCACCAGGCTAGGGACAGTTCCCAATATATTCACACGGGCATCCTGCAAAGTATTTCTATGGATTGCATGAGTAAGATCAATTTATATTTAGCTTCTAATATAAGTATGCATTTCTCAGACTTCTGAGAAAATCCAAACATATTCGGTCACAAAAAACAGGCTTTGAGGTTAATTTGGTAACCAGTAAGCTTTTATCTATGATATCTATACTACATTCAAGAGAAATAACTGATATAAATAAAAATAAGCTCAAGGTTAAGGCAGGTCTACATAACTAAAACTGGAAGCATATATAATTTATTTATCCATATGTTTGCATTTTTTACATGGAAATAATCATTTTCGTGACTTGGGCAGTCTGGATAGTTAGGAATAGTTGTATTTTTAAGGAGTTCAGATGAGCTTATTTAGATACAGGAAGGAGCTTGCCATGGTAACCCATAGGGCAAACAAGTCCTACTCCAGTTTTCAGTCATGGATATATAATTCAGTGGTTGGATTTCTTCTTTTGCTGTACATATTCTCCTgtaaaataaaaacatttttTTCTAGAACACTAagtacattctactgtttttccCCAAACAAACAAAACATTATACATATATGCAGTACACATTGTACTCCTTTccctagaaaaaaaaaacatggataAATCTCCTCAAGCCGTTCAAAGTAAGTGATGGTGCAAATTACGCCACACCTGCACAAACTTGCAGAAACCACGTCCGAGCGGAGAACCATGATACAAAGCCAAAGTTGCACCAGTTAGAAAGCATGAAAACAAGATTATAGGTCCCATAACCCAACCCAGATTTGTAGGCCAGCAGCCTATGTCCTGCGGTCGAACATCCAAATGTCCCCAGGTATCAGCTCCACATCTTATGGGACAAAGCTGTGTCCATGGTATAGCTTTTGGATCTCCTGCACAAGAAGCAAATAACAAAGCTCAAAATCACATAAAAAGTAGTGAACCAGAAAAATGGTGCAACCAGAGATAAAATGAAAAGGTGAGGGGATGTTCTATACCAGTTGTTCCCGATGAAAACAGTATATTAATCAGCGCGTCTGCAGATTGATAAACTGGAGAGTACATGGATGGCCTGCAAATCCGAAGCAATTTTTTGCAATGCTGATCACATATCAATCACCTTAGTTCCAAGAGTTAAATGTTTCATACAAAACATCTAAACTCACATATTCGCTTATATCGGTGttgttgacgtgtataagtagattgcctagccctttccatcagtccgaactgatggaaagggctaggcaatctacttatacacttcaacaggtGTGACACTCAAAGGACAAAATATATTGCATACCTTCCAGCAGCACGAGAAAGAAAATCTTTCCAGGATATATCACCATCCCTTGGTGTAACTCCAAGACAGTCTCCAGTTGCAGGAATTACAATAGCTTTGGATGAAGTCCCTTCCATGACACGGCTGGAGAGCAGAATTTAATATAGTTTAGAATTATTGTGTGATAGTTGGGTAAGTTCATACAAGAAACTATAAGTAAAACATATGTAGTAAATCAATGTAAAAAAAGAACTCATTTTCACAGGACGAGATCCTACAAGAGTAGCTATTATTagcttttaaaaaaaattgaacaaactAAGTTATTCAATCATTTACCTGTAAAGTGGAAATTTCTTCCTTCCCCTAATTATGAAATCCTGAAATTTCATGAAATTATTATAAGCCCTACAACAGTACCAAAGGATGTTAGGCTTGGTACGATCTAACCTGAGTAAAAATTGCCTTTGCATTTGACACCCTCATGCGAGAGCCAATTTCCTGAGGCGCAAAACTGTCTGCTATCGACACAACAACGAAGCCACCAAGGATGATTGCCAAATACACGATGACCGCATTGCATGTCATAGGCATGTCTATTGCAATCCGATCCCCCTTTTGGAACATGGTATCAAGGGCATTTGCAACAGTCCTGAAAACACCAAAGCAACAAAACCTCTGATGATGACATTGCAGACTAAGACAAAGAGAATCCAATGTTTATGTATGCTCCATACTTTCAGTTTGATAAGAGATGCATACATCACTTGAGTGCGGAGCTCCTTCAGTGACATACGGTTCACTGGATAATCATCAAGGCCCTCATCCCTCCAGACAATAGCTGTGCTGTGATCTGTCCTGTTTTGGGAAGGCCAAGGCAGCAGACAACATTCAGCAATGTTAAGCACTGCACCTTGGAACCATGTTCCTCCTTTCTTTGATTGATCCGATGTATCTAGAATCGACTTTGGTTCTCGCAGGAACTTGACTGAGAGTGTCTTTAGCACCATCTTCCAGTAGACCTAAGAAAACATATAGCACCTAGGAAACTAAGCTTACACTTCAGGTTATGAAGAAAGAAAGCTTAGAACTGATATTTTAGTTGTTCACTTATAATGTGAGGTAAATTCCCAATTCACAAACAACTGACCTCCTGATTCTCTACTGAGAATTTGTGGAAGAGGTTAAAGCTTGAAATCGGGTCCTTATACGATGATCCTAGCAGTTGAGGTCCAATTTCCTCCATCACTCTCCCAAGATTTGTTTGCTTACAGTCAGTCCTGTAACAATCGAAACAACCGTGTCATGAAGCAAAGCGTAGTATACATGGATCGTCGTATCACATACTCCGTTGTTTAGATGATGCGAATCTTAGAAATGCAATTGGGATCCCAGCAAAGTACTCCTCATTTATAGTTCATTTTGTATTTTCTAGTTCAAAATTTGGTCTCCCACTTGACACCTACAACCCAGTTACAGACTTGCAGTCATTTATTGCAAGCTATCAAAATCTTAGCACTATCTTACTGTTGTTGTTAGACATAAATAAAAGTGTTCAATGGAATCACAAGATTAACCGACGGGTGGAATCAGTAGATGTTTAAAGTTTTTCATAGTCCAGACTAGACACTACTAGCAGCCAACTTCCATAATTTACTAGCCGCCATTCACAGCTGCCGAGCATGAAATGGTCCTTGGACGACTACTCGACTGCATCGAACATTTGGCAGCAAGACGCTGCGAGATAGGTTGGTGGGCGATGGACGGCGACACTTACGGGGAGGGGAACCAGTACGGCGGCGGGCCCCGCGCGGCGCGGTCCCAGCCGGCGTAGGCGGAGTAGTAGACGAGCTGGTGGAGCGCGTGCGGGTGCTCCGGCCGCAGCagccccgccgccaccaccgccgcccacACAGCGGCCGGGTCCtcgccgcccgacgacgacgcGGCCGCGGAGCGGAGCGCGGCGAGGAAGCGCCCCGCGTCGGCCGCGGCGAGCCCGGCCGCCTCCACGTCGCTCTGTCGGATCTCCCTCAAGCTCCCCCTCGCGGTCGCCGCCATGCCGCCGCCCCGCGCGCTTAGGCTCTCAGTCTCAGTGCTCGCCTCGTTGCAGCCTCGGCGCGAGTACAGCTACTATTTTATCGGCGAGCGCATTTGGACTTTTGATTGATCCGATGACGAGGAAGGcgatgatgcaaaaaaaaaaaaaaaaaaaaggagtccaAGACGCTGGGCTCTACCTACGTTGCAGGGTAGGTAGAAGGTGTGGTGCGCTGCGCGCGCTCGGAATGGTGGTTAGGTAGACCAGCTCTCGGCTGCCAACACGCCGCCGATCATCTCTCTTCACGCCGGTCACTTTCACTTCGTCGTTGCAGTCGCACTCAGGCGGCGCAGCCGGAGGAATGGAGTCTCGCAGAAGCACGTACTTTAGGAAAGTGTGGATTTTTTTAGGACGAGCTACATGTACTCATTTTTTGAAACATTTAAAAGTACTACACCTGTCCATAAAAATATGTTGaaagtttatctaaattcaaatgtattgCTCTAGATACTTTTTAGCGTATAGATAAATTTAAATTTGGAGAAACTTCTGAGACCCTTTTATGGACGGAAGGAATAGCATTTTATAGTTTCGAAAAAAATCTGAAATCAAATGTAAATGTAGACAATGTTGaggtatactacctccatcctaaagcttaattaaggcttatattatttaaaaaaatcaaactatgtcaagtttaactaagtttttaccaaaaatcattaacatgcaaaatacaaaattaatatcattagatagataatgaaatatattttcttatggtatctacaaaatattacatttgttgataattcttctaaaaatttgatcaaactttacttggtttgacttttcaacaaAAAAACATTAAGCTTTGTGATGGAGGTAGTATCAATGTGCAATTTTTTTACTTTAGATACCGTATATTCAAGGTTCTGCAAAAATGAAAGAATCTTTTTGAAAGTTTGCACTCTTCATTATTTTAGATGCCAGATGTCTTTTTGCACAAGCTTGATTATAATGTTTTTTGATATAAATTTTTTCATGTCGATAGAGCCCAACATTGTCAACATCTAGATTTATTTTCAGTCTTTTTGAAACTTTATAATGTTAAAAATAAGCTAGAGCTACACTTGTGATTTTCGTGCATAATACTCTTATATACATTTCAGAAGAATATACTTGGAGAAAATGaggttgtacacatatgttaccgTATGCCATGGAATAACTGGAATAAATGTATGCAGTGAAATGTATACTCTTATATACATTATATACAATATGCCATGTAATAAATTATCTTGGAGTGTCATCTCTTGCAATCAATATTGAACACATACATAACATATACCGATTTAATTGCAGCGTGATTTGTTCTAACCACGAGTTGCAAGTTCGTTGTAAATTTGATTACAACTAAGATTTTACTATTTACGTATGGGttgcaactaagaaaaaaaaatctacgGATCATTAGAATGCTTCGTGAGTCGTGCTAATCATGATTTGCAACTAAGTTTCAATGAAGTCATCTGACTGAGATTTATGTTAATTCACACTTGGCTAAGAAATTAATcacttccaaataacaattcatGATGCTTACGATAAGCTAGGTGTGATAAGGGGATTGAATCCCGCTATGACATCAACGATCATCATATTTGACATTGCTAAAGTAACACCATTTTATACTTCCTTAGGAGGCACCTTGTAGTTCTCACGACTTTGCCACCCACATATTCGTGGATGTCCTACGCAAATCAAGATGCATGAGGCATCGTATGAACTCGCCATTTAGTCACCTCTATGAGGCACaatgcaaacagagcttggctctgatggttaggtcccttgtggtggaaccaacccacccaggttcaagtcctagacttggcatgggtgtttgcatttacctggatttaaccgacgctatgctttcagtggtaggtgacgtgtccgtcaacagcgaggcgctagtggtgacttcgtcaacttcAAGATATGCCGGATCAgttcctcggaggtgctcataggggtagggtgtgcgtgcgtgcgttcataggggtgtttgtacgtgcgtgtttgtgagcgtctgcgttgtactgtgttctcaaaaataaaaaaaat contains:
- the LOC124704601 gene encoding probable CoA ligase CCL12 is translated as MAATARGSLREIRQSDVEAAGLAAADAGRFLAALRSAAASSSGGEDPAAVWAAVVAAGLLRPEHPHALHQLVYYSAYAGWDRAARGPPPYWFPSPTDCKQTNLGRVMEEIGPQLLGSSYKDPISSFNLFHKFSVENQEVYWKMVLKTLSVKFLREPKSILDTSDQSKKGGTWFQGAVLNIAECCLLPWPSQNRTDHSTAIVWRDEGLDDYPVNRMSLKELRTQVMTVANALDTMFQKGDRIAIDMPMTCNAVIVYLAIILGGFVVVSIADSFAPQEIGSRMRVSNAKAIFTQDFIIRGRKKFPLYSRVMEGTSSKAIVIPATGDCLGVTPRDGDISWKDFLSRAAGRPSMYSPVYQSADALINILFSSGTTGDPKAIPWTQLCPIRCGADTWGHLDVRPQDIGCWPTNLGWVMGPIILFSCFLTGATLALYHGSPLGRGFCKFVQDARVNILGTVPSLVKSWKSGNLTQGLDWTKIRVLATTGEASDIDDNLWLSSRACYKPIVECCGGTELASSYIQGSLLQPQAFGAFSGPSMSTGFVILDEQGNPYPDDQPCAGEVGLFPLYFGASDRLLNADHSKVYFDGMPIYRGRQLRRHGDIIQRTVGGYYVVQGRADDTMNLGGIKTSSVEIERVCNRADEGLLETAAVSIKPSGGGPEQLAILAVLKDKSAPYDTNLLKSKFQRAIQRNLNPLFKVSYVKVVSEFPRTASNKLLRRVLRDQLKQELTNRSKL